Sequence from the Prunus persica cultivar Lovell chromosome G5, Prunus_persica_NCBIv2, whole genome shotgun sequence genome:
GTGTTTCTGAACTATCAGGAGTTCATATGTGAGAAAGGGATTGGTTTTGTTCGAATTGATGGAAACACACTTGCCACAGATAGGCAGTCAGCTGTACGATCATTCCAATTATCAACTGAGGTTCGTATAAGCTGTACTATCATAAGTAAAATATTTGCACCAGCATTTTTTCTTGATGTGCCTATAAACTTAACTACatgcaaataatttttcaaaattatgaaTCACGACTCAAAAACATGGTATTGTCTTCATCTGATGATCTGGGAGTTTCTGTTTCCATGCCATACATATTTTGCTGATGTCGCTGCCAAGACTCTTGTCTTTACCCCATATATGTGCGTGGTTATGCTAATGCATTGAGTGCCTATGTCTTTCAGGTTAAGATTGCAATAATTGGTATTACTGCTGGAGGTGTTGGCCTTGATTTCTCATCAGCAAAGCATGTTGTCTTCTTGGAGCTTCCTCAGTCACCATCATTGATGCTTCAggtttaaatataataaactaGTTTCAAGTTTCCCAGATGTTAACTCTTATCCACACAAATCATTCAAGATTGATCCCCACTGTATTAtcactagttttttttttcttgatttagTATCTTTTGTTGCTTCTAGAGGGTGAGTGCTATTTGGTTAAAAGTTGGTTTACTAGGTTGTTCTTATTTTGAGTTCATGATGCTTGGTAATTTGATATCTACCTGCCCATAATGTGATAAGAGTGGAAGTACTTAGAGTTGATAAAAGTAGAAACATATGCATGTGATTAAGAATGGTCGTCATCAATCAGGGTAAAAGATAATAAGTTAGAGTTATGGCTCAGTCTGTATGTGGTATGCAGTGCAGTTACAATTCATATCTATTTGGGGAGGTTTGCAACGTCAAAGAGCCAAGAAGGTCTTAAATCTGCCATCTGTTTGACTCGTCCCGGATACATTTTGGAACTTTTATTGCAAAACTACCTGATAGGTGTTGAATATGCAACAGAGGTCTCGCAATTATACATGCCAATGACGTTTTAACAAATGAAATGTGGGTAAATATGTAGTTCTCATATAAAAGTATTATAATCTGGGTGACTCATACAAATAGAAGAGCTTAAGTAATTTTCCGCCCATGTTTCTTCTTAATCTTGATGGTGGGTAAAATATTCCATGTGCAAGTGTTGCTTGTGACATACCTTGAAGTTTACTGATTAATGCCTTCCATCCTTGAACAACATTGTCCATACtccataatttaatttgttcaTATTAAAGGAAAAGGATATTAGTAGTATAGATGTGCATATGGGTTTGTGTATGGCATTCTTATTTTGTGTGGTGTCAGGGTTTTCCCCTATTTTATATGTGATTGACTCTTTAATGCTCATGCTTCTTCTGAAATTAACCGAAGGCGGAGGATAGAGCTCATAGGCGAGGGCAAACAAATGCAGTCAACATATACATCTTTTGTGGAAAGGTGCTTTTTTCTTGTGTATATAGAAGTTCTGTGAATGTATTCTACGTTTACCTTTTAACTGGAGTCTGACATGTTGTAGGATACTGTGGATGAGTCACATTGGCAAAGCTTGAATAAGAGTTTGCACCGCGTATCATCTACAACAAACGGAAAATATGATGCAATACAAGAGATAGCAGTACTTTTCATCTCTGAATGCTCCTTTCAATGCTAATTGGTTTTTAAACCTCTTTGCTGTGTTGTtcatatcattatcatccGAAAAGCAATACAGAATAAGTCTTCATTACTATGGTCATTTCAAAACAGTTATAccaatccaaaatccaaatcaTTGGCAGTGTGGTTTTGGTTTCCCATTTGTTATATAGGATTTAACATCATATTTTGTGTTTGGCAGGTTGAAgatgtttctttctttgagaCATCAGGTAGATCTGATACTTGTGAAGATCATATATTGCAAAGGACAGAGGGTGATGAGGTCTCTGCAGAGCCAATAAAATTACCTGACTTTGGCTGCTTAGCTAAGGATATGAAGCCTTATGAGGCATATGAATTATTAGTCACAAACATTCTACACAGATCTGCACAACATAGTGATCCTGATGGAAGTTCATCCCAAACTGACAGTTGTCTTGTCAAGGTAAAACCTAATTGTATAAACTTCACCTTCTTTTAGGTACAAGATTGAAcatttttttgcctttttctttttcatgatatAAATTAATCCATTTGGGGGGATGATCTACACCAATTTTGGTGAAACAGGCTGATGTGGTTTCTGATTTGGAAAAGAGCACTGAAGACATAGATGGACTTGAAAAGGTACACCTGAACTGAATTGATCTTGACTCCAAAGAAAGAGATGAGTTTTTCCCCTTTCCAGTTTAAAGTTAAGAAGtttaataaattacaaaaaacaCAGGAACACCAAATCAACTGTCAACCAACCAAACTAAATGACGGTGAACCAGTTCAGCCACTTGAAGCTGAAGAAAGCAGTACTCTAGATGCCCTGCGATTTGAGGTAAAATTTGTAACCTGGTTCTCGGGTTCCCTGTTTGCACCACTGGTCAAAAGCTGAAGATCGCAACATATGCAAACGTCATGCGGTAGATCTCAGTAATGACTAATTGTGTTGCAATTCAAACAATCATCAAATGGACATTCTCTCTAGACTATTGTTGAtttatttcaaataaattatttttattgattgCCTCAATTGTGTGTGGTTTACTTTAGTTAGTTTAGCAGTACATAGGATTCGATCAGACAAGTAGTAATCTATCCTAACTTTCTTATGTGGATATTAGGTGAGCCAATACACTGGCCGGATCCACTTGTATTCATGCATCTCAGGAGAGGATTCAAGACCAAGGCCAATGTTTGAGAATTTTAGACCAGAGGAACTTGAGGCACTAAATTCTCCTGCTGCTAACAGTATTAAAGAAACAGCTTTTAATTCTTTGAAGGACAATCCAGCCTATTTACAAGCTATTCTTGCATTCATTGAAGAATGGAAGAAGCTGAGGCCCATCGAACAAAAAAGATTACTTGGAAAGCCTTTGCAACTTCCGTTGACTGTTGAGTTGTGCTATCTGTGCGAAGGCATCAACCATGACATCAGGGTACAATTATACAAATCTGAACTTTGCTGGATATTCCTTTGTTGGAGTAAACTTGCTCATCTTTGCTCTGTTCATCTATTTTTAGTTCATATCAGTGTCTTCTATAGATGGGTTGCTGGAGTGTACACATAacaatcattttcttttctgacaGGGACTGCTGAAGGGTGGAAGCAAGCGCCGCTCTACACCTTTTTATGAGATCAGCCAACCTTTACCATCAAACGCTGTGTGGAAAAAAGTCCATCTACGTAGTGGCtatggaaaaaaggaaaaggaatatGCTCAGGCTTATACTCTGACTGATGAACCTCTCTGTAAACTCTGTCAAACACCATGCAAGTAAGTCCTCTATAAATGGTTTATGATACAGTTATTTGTGTTGGATACTTACTGTACTTGATTTCAGGGGCCACAATGCGAAGACACCTGAGTATTTTGAAGATCTGTTCTGCAATCTTGGTTGCTATGAAGAATACCGCATCCGAACCAGTAACAGATCTCTTCGTCAAGTAAGTATATGAAATATGTTATTTGAGATaatctagtttttttttgccaTGAATTTGAGATAATCTAGTTCATCATATACTTTCCTTGGttgtactttaattttacGCATGTGATAATTATAACTGAAATTCTTGTTGCTTTCTGGATATTTCCTCTCGTTATTTACTTGATTAATTGTTTTAAGATTTACATGCTCATGATTTTCAGGAACTTTTTCAACTAGAACATGGTGTTTGTGCAAACTGCCAATTAGATTGTCATAAACTTGTGGAGCACCTAAGACCATTATCATTGGCAAAGCGAAGGCAGTATATCGAAAAAGTTGCACCACGGGTGGCGAGGCTGAAGAAACCGTAAGTCATTAGAAGGAAAATTGTTTTGACCTTTTGGATTGTTTTAGTTGCTGTTGACGGGCAGAAGATTATAAATCTTTTACATTGTTTATACGTCCATGCGATAATTATAAACCGTAAAATATGTCTGATTATGACAGTAAGATTTTGTAACTTGGAGAGTGATGCACACCATAAGCAGGCACATTAAACAGACATTTCataaaactattttgggaTCAGAAATTGTCATGCAACtagttagaatttttttttcttccctttttttttctaatgcaTCTGCTAAATACCTAAAATTTGTACTTTTCAAATACCAACAATATCCCTGAGATCAAAACACATTGCCATTTGACATAATACAGGCTTGATAGGCTTGTTAAGGATCCAACAGAGGGCAATGCGTGGCATGCAGACCACCTTGTTCCTGTCTATCGAGGTGGAGGTATGTATTATCTTTGTTTCTaagagggttttttttttctcttctggaATTCTAGTGGAGTTATGACTGgtcaattcaatttcaatatcttatttcattcaaaattttctttaggtGAATGCAAGCTAGAGAACATGAGAACACTTTGTGTGGCTTGTCATTCTGATGTTACTAAACAACAATGTGCTGAACGACATTCAACAAGGATCAAGGCTAAGAAAAAGCTAAAGGCAATCATGACTAATCTAAAACATAAAGGCACAGAGACTATTCTACAGGTATGTTCTAAAAGCAGTGGTCTTTTTTCCATATTGCTGAGATGGCTGCCTTAGCATTTCCCTTTTGGTAAAAATTGTTGCAATTTGATTAACTGATTTCAGGGGCAGGAGGGGAATATGGAGATCCAAGAGAGTGTATATGAGGACGAGCTTTTAGTCAAGGTTCCTGGGAGCGCCTACTCTTTAGCGAATCACTTGGATGCTACAATTACAAGTGGACACTTGGACGAGCCCTCCTCGAATGGCAACAAGATTTCCACTCCCACAGTACAGAACCATCCGCCAGGAGGAGCATAATTCATATCTTTCcattgagattttttttttttttgggcacaTGCCAGCCATTTGTTGTGTTGAGCTAAAAATGAGTATAATCTTATGTAATTGAATTACATCACGAATCGCTTCCTCAAggttaattaaaatttgtgACCAGTCAGTCCACTACAACAAAGAGTTTGACAGGTGGCTCAAATTCCGTTTCTCGGGTCTTTTGCCTTGCTTTTTAAAAGTTGATCATCTGTCTTCCAGAATTGCCTTCCAATGAAGCTCAGCCGCTTGCCCAACATGACcatattcatcttccacaAGCTCAGCCGTATGATGTGATGTGGAAGCAGAGCTCTGGCCGCAATCTTGGGCTCGCCACTGGCTTCCACGTCCTGCAGATTCTGCTTAGCCAAACAGGGCACTTGCTCCAACTCCAGATGATAACCCCACTTGTTGGAGGACTAG
This genomic interval carries:
- the LOC18776844 gene encoding DNA annealing helicase and endonuclease ZRANB3 isoform X2, giving the protein MEITEEQRKRAEANRLAALEKRKALSESSNLQQQHNPWSLFKCRKLSPDLTSNVTHCISDPRPELSRVNLIINTQLLTRFRVRLEICSPDSFSATPVAVQGFAFPGHEECLRRLSDILAYVMPSHYTQNHGGGKACVYKLSDYNAVLKCLRSNKGIDTEEIPWGTLNVVERLSHSFISGKWIPCRPEHLSDDKVDELIGKLPKNLLDALLPFQLDGVRFGLQRGGRCLIADEMGLGKTLQAIAIACCFMSEGSILVVCPAILRYTWAEELERWLPFCLPADFHLVFGHENNPANLKRWPRVVVISYTMLHRLHKSMLDREWALLIVDESHHVRCTKKASEPREIKAVLDIAAKVKRIVLLSGTPSLSRPYDIFHQIDMLWPGLLGKDKYDFAKTYCDVKYIQGSQGRTFQDFSKGTRLEELNMLLKQTVMIRRLKEHVLVQLPPKRRQIIRVVLKKSDMISAKAAVKVGKGVTKDVSSEHLDEPNDGGGCCRSGQLSFQELGIAKLAGFRDWLSIHPLTAESDGVANLDSDSSSHKMLIFAHHHKVLDGVQEFICEKGIGFVRIDGNTLATDRQSAVRSFQLSTEVKIAIIGITAGGVGLDFSSAKHVVFLELPQSPSLMLQAEDRAHRRGQTNAVNIYIFCGKDTVDESHWQSLNKSLHRVSSTTNGKYDAIQEIAVEDVSFFETSGRSDTCEDHILQRTEGDEVSAEPIKLPDFGCLAKDMKPYEAYELLVTNILHRSAQHSDPDGSSSQTDSCLVKADVVSDLEKSTEDIDGLEKEHQINCQPTKLNDGEPVQPLEAEESSTLDALRFEVSQYTGRIHLYSCISGEDSRPRPMFENFRPEELEALNSPAANSIKETAFNSLKDNPAYLQAILAFIEEWKKLRPIEQKRLLGKPLQLPLTVELCYLCEGINHDIRGLLKGGSKRRSTPFYEISQPLPSNAVWKKVHLRSGYGKKEKEYAQAYTLTDEPLCKLCQTPCKGHNAKTPEYFEDLFCNLGCYEEYRIRTSNRSLRQELFQLEHGVCANCQLDCHKLVEHLRPLSLAKRRQYIEKVAPRVARLKKPLDRLVKDPTEGNAWHADHLVPVYRGGGECKLENMRTLCVACHSDVTKQQCAERHSTRIKAKKKLKAIMTNLKHKGTETILQEGNMEIQESVYEDELLVKVPGSAYSLANHLDATITSGHLDEPSSNGNKISTPTVQNHPPGGA
- the LOC18776844 gene encoding DNA annealing helicase and endonuclease ZRANB3 isoform X1, whose product is MEITEEQRKRAEANRLAALEKRKALSESSNLQQQHNPWSLFKCRKLSPDLTSNVTHCISDPRPELSRVNLIINTQLLTRFRVRLEICSPDSFSATPVAVQGFAFPGHEECLRRLSDILAYVMPSHYTQNHGGGKACVYKLSDYNAVLKCLRSNKGIDTEEIPWGTLNVVERLSHSFISGKWIPCRPEHLSDDKVDELIGKLPKNLLDALLPFQLDGVRFGLQRGGRCLIADEMGLGKTLQAIAIACCFMSEGSILVVCPAILRYTWAEELERWLPFCLPADFHLVFGHENNPANLKRWPRVVVISYTMLHRLHKSMLDREWALLIVDESHHVRCTKKASEPREIKAVLDIAAKVKRIVLLSGTPSLSRPYDIFHQIDMLWPGLLGKDKYDFAKTYCDVKYIQGSQGRTFQDFSKGTRLEELNMLLKQTVMIRRLKEHVLVQLPPKRRQIIRVVLKKSDMISAKAAVKVGKGVTKDVSSEHLDEPNDGGGCCRSGQLSFQELGIAKLAGFRDWLSIHPLTAESDGVANLDSDSSSHKMLIFAHHHKVLDGVQEFICEKGIGFVRIDGNTLATDRQSAVRSFQLSTEVKIAIIGITAGGVGLDFSSAKHVVFLELPQSPSLMLQAEDRAHRRGQTNAVNIYIFCGKDTVDESHWQSLNKSLHRVSSTTNGKYDAIQEIAVEDVSFFETSGRSDTCEDHILQRTEGDEVSAEPIKLPDFGCLAKDMKPYEAYELLVTNILHRSAQHSDPDGSSSQTDSCLVKADVVSDLEKSTEDIDGLEKEHQINCQPTKLNDGEPVQPLEAEESSTLDALRFEVSQYTGRIHLYSCISGEDSRPRPMFENFRPEELEALNSPAANSIKETAFNSLKDNPAYLQAILAFIEEWKKLRPIEQKRLLGKPLQLPLTVELCYLCEGINHDIRGLLKGGSKRRSTPFYEISQPLPSNAVWKKVHLRSGYGKKEKEYAQAYTLTDEPLCKLCQTPCKGHNAKTPEYFEDLFCNLGCYEEYRIRTSNRSLRQELFQLEHGVCANCQLDCHKLVEHLRPLSLAKRRQYIEKVAPRVARLKKPLDRLVKDPTEGNAWHADHLVPVYRGGGECKLENMRTLCVACHSDVTKQQCAERHSTRIKAKKKLKAIMTNLKHKGTETILQGQEGNMEIQESVYEDELLVKVPGSAYSLANHLDATITSGHLDEPSSNGNKISTPTVQNHPPGGA